Proteins encoded by one window of Halorubrum ruber:
- a CDS encoding 30S ribosomal protein S19: MSSDYRTGREGKEFAYRGHSLDELQEMDVDEVAELLPARQRRSIVRGLGTEQQKLLETVRSRDKETTADDPIRTHLRDMPVLPEFVGVTFAVYNGHSFERVQVEPEMIGHYLGEFHLTRSTVEHGQAGIGATRSSKFVPLK; this comes from the coding sequence ATGAGTTCAGATTACCGAACCGGCCGCGAGGGCAAGGAGTTCGCCTACCGCGGTCACTCGCTCGACGAGCTGCAGGAGATGGACGTAGACGAGGTCGCGGAACTGCTCCCCGCACGCCAGCGGCGAAGCATCGTTCGCGGACTCGGCACCGAACAGCAGAAGCTGCTGGAGACGGTCCGAAGCCGCGACAAGGAGACGACGGCGGACGACCCGATCCGGACGCACCTGCGCGACATGCCGGTGCTCCCGGAGTTCGTCGGCGTCACCTTCGCCGTGTACAACGGCCACAGCTTCGAGCGCGTTCAGGTCGAGCCCGAGATGATCGGGCACTACCTCGGCGAGTTCCACCTCACGCGAAGCACCGTCGAACACGGTCAGGCCGGCATCGGCGCGACCCGGTCCTCGAAGTTCGTGCCCCTCAAGTAA
- a CDS encoding aldo/keto reductase, translated as MTVPTKTLPSGAELPALGLGTYDLNDGETADSVRAALDAGYAHIDTAEGYKNERAIGDALAASDVDRDDVFLTSKVLAKNLNYESVIESCEASLDRLGVDYLDLYLIHWPNPAISLRETLRAMAELRERGLVRDVGVSNFSAYQLSCAHHVSDVPIAVNQIEFHPWFQRPDLVDYCRETDTVVEAAAPLARTDVFGDEVVAELAEKYDKHPAQVVIRWAVDRGVVPLPRSSTPDHVRANAEMDWELDDADRRRLDERDRDAPVYDTPARDWTSDVYGIEQ; from the coding sequence GTGACCGTACCAACGAAGACGCTCCCGAGCGGCGCGGAGCTGCCGGCGCTCGGACTGGGCACGTACGACCTCAACGACGGCGAGACGGCCGACAGCGTGCGCGCGGCGCTCGACGCCGGCTACGCGCACATCGACACGGCGGAGGGGTATAAAAACGAACGAGCGATCGGCGACGCGCTCGCGGCGAGCGACGTCGACCGCGACGACGTGTTCCTCACCTCGAAGGTGCTCGCGAAGAACCTCAACTACGAGTCGGTGATCGAGTCGTGCGAGGCGTCGCTCGATCGGCTCGGGGTCGACTACCTCGACCTGTATCTGATCCACTGGCCCAATCCGGCCATCTCGCTGCGCGAGACGCTCCGCGCGATGGCGGAGCTTCGCGAGCGCGGGCTCGTCCGCGACGTCGGCGTCTCGAACTTCAGCGCGTACCAGCTCAGCTGCGCGCACCACGTCTCGGACGTCCCCATCGCGGTGAACCAGATCGAGTTCCACCCGTGGTTCCAGCGCCCGGACCTCGTCGACTACTGCCGCGAGACCGACACCGTGGTCGAGGCCGCGGCGCCGCTCGCGCGGACGGACGTGTTCGGCGACGAGGTCGTCGCCGAGCTGGCGGAGAAGTACGACAAGCACCCCGCGCAGGTCGTGATCCGGTGGGCGGTCGACCGCGGCGTGGTCCCGCTCCCGCGCTCGTCGACCCCCGACCACGTCCGGGCCAACGCCGAAATGGACTGGGAGCTCGACGACGCCGACCGGCGCCGGCTCGACGAGCGCGACCGCGACGCGCCGGTGTACGACACCCCCGCGCGCGACTGGACGAGCGATGTGTACGGGATCGAGCAGTAG
- the rpmC gene encoding 50S ribosomal protein L29, translating to MAILYTDEIRDMTAAEREVELEELETELLNSKAQRAAGGMPESPGRVNELKKTIARIKTIQAEEGDFDDEQ from the coding sequence ATGGCGATCCTCTACACCGACGAGATCCGCGACATGACCGCGGCGGAGCGGGAGGTCGAACTCGAGGAGCTCGAGACCGAGCTGCTCAATTCGAAGGCGCAGCGGGCGGCCGGCGGCATGCCGGAGAGCCCGGGCCGCGTCAACGAGCTGAAGAAGACCATCGCGCGGATCAAGACGATCCAGGCGGAAGAAGGCGACTTCGACGACGAACAGTAA
- a CDS encoding 50S ribosomal protein L2 has protein sequence MGRRIQGQRRGRGGPTFRAPSHRYKAELSHKKLEDVDTITGEIVGIEHDPARSAPLAEVEFEDDDRRLVLAPEGVRVGETIQVGVSAEIKPGNTLPLAEIPEGVPVCNVESNRGDGGKFARASGVSATLLTHDRDVAVVQLPSGEVKRLDPQCRATIGVVAGGGRTEKPFVKAGNKHHKMKARGTKYPRVRGVAMNAVDHPFGGGGRQHPGQPKSVSRNAPPGRKVGDIASKRTGRGGNK, from the coding sequence ATGGGACGACGAATTCAAGGACAACGGCGCGGACGCGGCGGCCCGACGTTCCGGGCCCCCTCCCACCGTTACAAGGCGGAACTGTCGCACAAGAAGCTCGAAGACGTGGACACGATCACCGGCGAGATCGTCGGGATCGAACACGACCCGGCCCGCTCGGCCCCCCTCGCGGAGGTCGAGTTCGAGGACGACGACCGTCGCCTCGTGCTCGCCCCCGAGGGCGTGCGCGTTGGCGAGACGATTCAGGTCGGCGTCTCGGCCGAGATCAAGCCGGGCAACACGCTCCCGCTGGCGGAGATCCCCGAGGGCGTTCCGGTCTGTAACGTCGAGAGCAACCGCGGGGACGGCGGGAAGTTCGCGCGCGCCTCCGGCGTGTCGGCGACGCTTCTCACCCACGACCGCGACGTCGCGGTCGTCCAGCTCCCCAGCGGCGAAGTGAAGCGGCTCGACCCCCAGTGCCGCGCCACGATCGGCGTGGTCGCGGGCGGTGGCCGGACGGAGAAACCCTTCGTCAAGGCCGGTAACAAGCACCACAAGATGAAAGCGCGCGGCACCAAATACCCGCGCGTGCGCGGCGTCGCGATGAACGCCGTCGACCACCCCTTCGGTGGCGGTGGTCGCCAACACCCCGGCCAGCCGAAGTCCGTCTCGCGGAACGCTCCGCCGGGACGCAAGGTCGGTGACATCGCATCCAAGCGCACCGGACGAGGTGGCAACAAATGA
- a CDS encoding PQQ-dependent sugar dehydrogenase, whose amino-acid sequence MTDLPDRIDRRTALRAAGGLAGLTALPALSGCLGGSGDEGDPDGGDGPDDPDDDLPPDDGADVAYDVETVAEGFENPWGLAFLPDDGRLLVTERAGRLSLVDPADGSVEDVAGAPEVFAEGQGGLLDVAVHPDYPDDPRVYLTYSASAADSPAGDGADGATTHVGVGRLSLDGGDAPALDGFEPIFVAEPFRDTDLHFGSRATFGPDGALFVTVGDRRDTDFGPDHVSQDRSNELGATLRLTPDGDAHPDNPFVDDSDAADAVYSYGHRNPQAMAVRPETGRIWQCEHGERDGDEINVVERGGNYGWPIASEACRYGTDDPVAPGHDERDGVVAPVHYWPCGSGGFPPSGAVFYDGDAFPEWRGDLFAGTLAARYLGRFTVDGDGLDATVTERDPLLDDREWRMRAVAVEPTTGHLYVAVDAGDAPVARIVPA is encoded by the coding sequence ATGACCGATCTCCCCGACCGCATCGACAGACGCACCGCCCTCCGCGCGGCCGGCGGCCTCGCCGGACTGACCGCCCTCCCTGCGCTTTCCGGCTGCCTCGGCGGTAGCGGAGACGAGGGTGACCCCGACGGGGGCGACGGCCCCGACGACCCCGACGACGACCTCCCGCCCGACGACGGCGCCGACGTCGCGTACGACGTCGAGACCGTCGCCGAGGGGTTCGAGAATCCCTGGGGGCTCGCGTTCCTGCCCGACGACGGCCGCCTGCTGGTCACCGAACGGGCCGGCCGACTCTCGCTTGTCGACCCCGCGGACGGGAGCGTCGAGGACGTCGCGGGCGCACCCGAAGTGTTCGCCGAGGGACAGGGCGGGCTGCTCGACGTCGCGGTCCACCCCGACTACCCCGACGACCCGCGCGTGTACCTGACGTACTCGGCGAGCGCCGCGGACAGCCCGGCCGGCGACGGTGCGGACGGCGCGACGACCCACGTCGGCGTCGGCCGGCTGTCGCTCGACGGCGGCGATGCGCCCGCGCTCGACGGCTTCGAGCCGATCTTCGTCGCCGAGCCGTTCCGCGACACGGACCTCCACTTCGGGTCGCGGGCGACGTTCGGGCCGGACGGCGCGCTGTTCGTCACGGTCGGCGACCGGCGCGACACCGACTTCGGCCCGGACCACGTCTCGCAGGACCGGTCGAACGAGCTGGGCGCGACCCTCCGCCTGACCCCGGACGGCGACGCCCACCCGGACAACCCGTTCGTCGACGACTCGGACGCGGCCGACGCGGTCTACAGCTACGGCCACCGCAATCCGCAGGCGATGGCCGTGCGCCCGGAGACGGGTCGGATCTGGCAGTGCGAACACGGCGAGCGCGACGGCGACGAGATCAACGTCGTCGAGCGCGGCGGCAACTACGGCTGGCCGATCGCCAGCGAGGCGTGTCGCTACGGGACGGACGACCCCGTCGCGCCGGGCCACGACGAGCGCGACGGCGTGGTCGCGCCGGTCCACTACTGGCCCTGCGGCTCCGGGGGCTTCCCGCCGAGCGGGGCAGTCTTCTACGACGGCGACGCGTTCCCGGAGTGGCGCGGCGACCTGTTTGCGGGCACGCTCGCGGCGCGGTACCTCGGGCGGTTCACGGTGGACGGCGACGGGCTCGACGCGACGGTGACCGAGCGCGACCCGCTGCTCGACGACCGGGAGTGGCGCATGCGCGCGGTCGCGGTCGAGCCGACCACCGGTCACCTCTACGTCGCGGTCGACGCGGGCGACGCGCCCGTGGCGCGGATCGTTCCGGCGTGA
- a CDS encoding 50S ribosomal protein L3, which translates to MPQPSRPRKGSLGYGPRTRADSEVPRIRSWPEDDGAPALQGFAGYKAGMTHVMMVNDEANSPREGMEEAVPVTVVETPQMYAVAVRAYEDTPYGQKPVEEVWATEFHEELDRALDLPAEETFEEDADELRALLDDDVVDDVRVITHTAPSDLSNVPKKKPDVMETRVGGGSLEERADFALDLVAEGGAHEFGDVFRAGQYTDVSGITKGKGTQGPVKRWGVQKRKGKHARQGWRRRIGNLGPWNPSRVRSTVPQQGQTGYHQRTELNKRLIDFGEGDDASVDGGFVNYGEVDGEYALIKGSLPGPDQRLLRLRPAIRPNDQPRLDPEVRYVSTESNQG; encoded by the coding sequence ATGCCACAACCAAGCCGACCACGAAAAGGCTCGCTGGGCTACGGCCCGCGCACCCGCGCAGACAGCGAGGTGCCGCGCATCCGTTCGTGGCCAGAAGACGATGGGGCCCCTGCGCTGCAGGGATTCGCCGGCTACAAGGCCGGGATGACCCACGTCATGATGGTCAACGACGAGGCGAACTCGCCGCGTGAAGGGATGGAAGAGGCCGTCCCCGTCACCGTCGTCGAGACGCCGCAGATGTACGCCGTCGCCGTCCGAGCCTACGAGGATACGCCGTACGGACAGAAGCCGGTCGAAGAGGTCTGGGCGACCGAGTTCCACGAGGAGCTCGACCGCGCGCTCGACCTGCCGGCCGAGGAAACATTCGAGGAGGACGCCGACGAGCTTCGCGCGCTGCTCGACGACGACGTCGTCGACGACGTGCGCGTCATCACGCACACGGCCCCCTCGGACCTCTCGAACGTCCCCAAGAAGAAGCCCGACGTCATGGAGACGCGCGTCGGCGGCGGCTCCTTAGAGGAGCGCGCCGACTTCGCGCTGGACCTGGTCGCCGAGGGCGGCGCCCACGAGTTCGGCGACGTCTTCCGCGCCGGCCAGTACACCGACGTCTCCGGCATCACGAAGGGGAAGGGGACGCAGGGTCCCGTCAAGCGCTGGGGCGTTCAAAAGCGGAAGGGCAAACACGCCCGCCAGGGATGGCGGCGCCGGATCGGTAACCTCGGTCCGTGGAACCCCTCCCGCGTCCGCTCCACCGTGCCCCAGCAGGGCCAGACCGGCTACCACCAGCGCACCGAGCTCAACAAGCGCCTCATCGACTTCGGCGAGGGCGACGACGCCTCCGTCGACGGCGGCTTCGTCAACTACGGCGAGGTCGACGGCGAGTACGCGCTCATCAAGGGCTCGCTGCCCGGACCGGACCAGCGCCTGCTTCGACTTCGCCCGGCCATCCGGCCGAACGACCAGCCGCGCCTCGACCCCGAGGTCCGGTACGTTTCCACCGAATCCAACCAGGGATAA
- a CDS encoding 50S ribosomal protein L14 → MEALKADVTQGLSKGSLITCADNTGARELKVISVSGYSGTKNRHPKAGIGDKVTVSVTKGTPEMRRQVLEAVVVRQRKPIRRPDGTRVKFEDNAAVIIDDLEEPRGTEIKGPVAREVAERFGSIASTATMIV, encoded by the coding sequence ATGGAGGCGCTCAAGGCCGACGTCACGCAGGGGCTCTCGAAGGGCTCGCTGATCACGTGCGCCGACAACACCGGCGCCCGTGAGCTGAAGGTCATCTCCGTGTCGGGCTACTCCGGCACGAAGAACCGCCACCCGAAGGCAGGAATCGGCGACAAGGTGACCGTCTCGGTCACCAAAGGGACCCCGGAGATGCGGCGGCAGGTGCTGGAGGCGGTCGTCGTCCGCCAGCGCAAGCCGATCCGCCGTCCGGACGGCACGCGCGTGAAGTTCGAGGACAACGCGGCCGTCATCATCGACGACCTCGAGGAGCCGCGGGGCACGGAGATCAAAGGCCCCGTCGCCCGCGAGGTCGCCGAACGATTCGGGAGCATCGCCTCGACCGCGACGATGATCGTCTAA
- the rpl4p gene encoding 50S ribosomal protein L4, whose amino-acid sequence MNATVHDLDGDEAGSIELPAVFDTAFRPDLIGRAVGAAQANRKQAYGADEFAGLRTPAESFGSGRGLAHVPRSENVARRVPHAVSGRAAHPPKAEKDQTKSLNDKERQFAIRSAIAATTDAELVAERGHAFDEDLDLPLVVSDEFEDLKKTQEALGVLEAVGVDADIARAEEGRSVRAGQGKARGRKYRQPKSVLVVTSEEPSRAARNLAGVDVATAREVNAEDLAPGAHPGRLTLWTESAVAEVADR is encoded by the coding sequence ATGAACGCAACAGTACACGACCTGGACGGCGACGAGGCGGGCAGCATCGAGCTGCCGGCCGTCTTCGACACCGCGTTCCGACCGGACCTCATCGGTCGCGCGGTCGGCGCCGCTCAGGCAAACCGGAAGCAGGCCTACGGGGCCGACGAGTTCGCCGGGCTGCGGACGCCCGCCGAGTCGTTCGGCTCCGGCCGCGGGCTCGCGCACGTGCCACGTTCCGAGAACGTCGCCCGTCGCGTCCCGCACGCCGTGTCGGGCCGCGCCGCGCACCCGCCGAAGGCCGAGAAGGACCAGACGAAGAGCCTCAACGACAAGGAGCGACAGTTCGCGATCCGGTCGGCCATCGCGGCCACGACCGACGCCGAGCTCGTCGCCGAGCGCGGCCACGCGTTCGACGAGGACCTCGACCTCCCGCTCGTCGTGAGCGACGAGTTCGAGGACCTGAAGAAGACTCAGGAGGCCCTGGGCGTGCTCGAAGCGGTCGGCGTCGACGCCGACATCGCGCGCGCCGAGGAGGGCCGCTCCGTCCGCGCCGGACAGGGGAAGGCCCGCGGTCGGAAGTACCGCCAGCCCAAGTCCGTCCTCGTGGTTACCAGCGAGGAGCCGTCGCGCGCCGCCCGCAACCTCGCGGGCGTCGACGTCGCGACCGCGCGAGAAGTCAACGCTGAGGACCTCGCGCCCGGCGCGCACCCGGGCCGCCTCACGCTGTGGACCGAAAGCGCCGTCGCGGAGGTGGCGGACCGATGA
- a CDS encoding 30S ribosomal protein S17 — MAIGIDVPTPPEPDNPEDYDYEKCPFYGQLSVRGQTREGTVVSTDMAKTVIVEREYDVFVPKYDRYMKRRSRIPAHVPGVLDSLEVGDEVKIAETRPLSKTKSHVVVEILGDQ, encoded by the coding sequence ATGGCGATAGGAATCGACGTACCCACGCCTCCGGAGCCAGACAACCCGGAGGATTACGACTACGAGAAGTGCCCGTTCTACGGGCAGCTCTCCGTCCGCGGCCAGACTCGCGAGGGAACGGTCGTGTCGACGGATATGGCAAAGACCGTCATCGTCGAGCGAGAGTACGACGTGTTCGTACCGAAATACGACCGGTACATGAAGCGTCGCTCGCGCATCCCGGCCCACGTGCCGGGCGTGCTCGACTCGCTCGAAGTCGGTGACGAAGTGAAAATCGCGGAGACGCGACCGCTCTCGAAGACGAAGTCCCACGTCGTCGTCGAGATCCTGGGTGATCAGTGA
- a CDS encoding putative RNA uridine N3 methyltransferase, translating into MRTEDGLTICVPSSLVREAEDDREATRKLGYVARAAAVFRADRLVVFPDAEGDGRRGGEYVRTVLGYAATPPELRKDLWGQRDELRYVGVLPPLRVPWRTGSTPSGGESKTQGLVTEVGPEGRVRVNSPLREHPISLLVPSGMEVEQGERVTIRVSSREPVRARIAGKPEEGFQVVAADLSEALAGDGVAVATSRHGEALSVSRLGDLVSDAREAGGYTVAFGAPERGLPEMLGLSPDRIRAAVADGRSVEPDPGFDLWLNTIPAQASEVVRTEEALFATLGSLTLTE; encoded by the coding sequence ATGCGTACCGAAGACGGACTCACGATATGTGTTCCGTCTTCGCTCGTCCGGGAAGCCGAGGACGACCGCGAGGCGACTCGCAAACTCGGCTACGTCGCCCGTGCGGCGGCGGTGTTCCGGGCGGATCGGCTCGTCGTCTTCCCCGACGCGGAAGGCGACGGTCGACGGGGCGGGGAGTACGTCCGTACCGTGCTGGGGTACGCCGCGACGCCGCCGGAGCTCCGGAAGGATCTCTGGGGGCAACGCGACGAGCTCCGGTACGTCGGCGTACTCCCCCCGCTCCGCGTGCCGTGGCGGACCGGCTCGACCCCTAGCGGGGGAGAGTCGAAAACACAGGGACTCGTGACCGAGGTCGGACCTGAAGGCCGCGTCCGGGTCAATTCCCCGCTGCGGGAACACCCGATCTCCCTGCTCGTTCCCTCCGGAATGGAGGTCGAGCAGGGGGAGCGCGTCACCATCAGGGTCTCTTCGAGAGAACCGGTCCGCGCCCGCATCGCCGGGAAGCCCGAGGAGGGCTTCCAGGTCGTGGCCGCGGACCTGTCGGAAGCGCTCGCCGGCGACGGAGTGGCCGTCGCGACGTCGCGACACGGAGAAGCACTCTCCGTCTCGCGGCTCGGCGACCTCGTCTCGGACGCCCGCGAGGCCGGCGGTTACACCGTCGCCTTCGGGGCGCCCGAGCGGGGGCTTCCGGAGATGCTCGGGCTTTCGCCCGACCGCATTCGGGCGGCCGTCGCCGACGGCCGCTCGGTCGAACCCGATCCGGGGTTCGACCTCTGGCTGAACACGATCCCGGCACAGGCGAGCGAGGTCGTCCGGACGGAGGAGGCTCTGTTCGCGACCCTCGGCTCGCTCACACTCACGGAGTAA
- a CDS encoding 30S ribosomal protein S3 produces MADEHQFIEDGLRRSQINEFFADELGRAGYGGMDVAQTPMGTQIVLKAEKPGMVIGKGGKNIRKITTELEERFDMDDPQIDVQEVDEPDLNAQIVADRLANALERGWYFRKAGHTTIDRIMDAGALGAEIVLSGKVTGARSRVEKFNRGYIKHNGEPAEEVVDHGQGVAVMKLGTIGVNVKIIPPGATLPDDFDVREDAEVPEVEQAAVDADADEGVESLLEEEPDEVPDVGDDDEDVEVPDEDPTDVIDEEVVEEVVEETQETADEATDVAAEEPVDEDVEADELDELDEEIESEAADLVAEMEAADEEDEEDE; encoded by the coding sequence ATGGCTGACGAACACCAATTCATCGAGGACGGCCTGCGCCGTTCCCAGATCAACGAGTTCTTCGCGGACGAGCTCGGCCGCGCCGGCTACGGCGGGATGGACGTCGCCCAGACGCCGATGGGCACCCAGATCGTCTTAAAGGCCGAAAAGCCCGGCATGGTGATCGGGAAGGGCGGGAAGAACATCCGCAAGATCACCACCGAGCTCGAGGAGCGCTTCGACATGGACGACCCGCAGATCGACGTTCAGGAGGTCGACGAGCCCGACCTGAACGCCCAGATCGTCGCGGACCGTCTGGCGAACGCCCTCGAACGCGGCTGGTACTTCCGGAAGGCCGGTCACACGACGATCGACCGGATCATGGACGCGGGCGCGCTGGGCGCCGAGATCGTCCTGTCCGGCAAGGTCACCGGCGCGCGCTCGCGCGTCGAGAAGTTCAACCGCGGCTACATCAAGCACAACGGCGAGCCCGCCGAGGAGGTCGTCGACCACGGCCAGGGCGTCGCCGTGATGAAGCTCGGGACGATCGGCGTCAACGTGAAGATCATCCCGCCGGGCGCGACGCTCCCGGACGACTTCGACGTCCGCGAGGACGCCGAGGTCCCGGAGGTCGAGCAGGCGGCGGTCGACGCCGACGCCGACGAGGGCGTCGAGTCGCTCCTCGAGGAGGAGCCCGACGAGGTTCCGGACGTGGGCGACGACGACGAGGACGTCGAGGTGCCCGACGAGGACCCCACGGACGTCATCGACGAGGAGGTCGTCGAGGAAGTCGTCGAGGAGACGCAGGAGACGGCCGACGAGGCGACGGACGTCGCCGCGGAGGAACCGGTCGACGAGGACGTCGAGGCCGACGAACTCGACGAGCTCGACGAGGAGATCGAGTCCGAGGCGGCCGACCTCGTCGCGGAGATGGAAGCGGCCGACGAGGAAGACGAGGAGGACGAGTAA
- a CDS encoding 30S ribosomal protein S4e, giving the protein MTRHQKRLSVPNSWPVERKTNTFTVKAGAGPHGEAGVPLVVLLRDVLGYVDSTKEARYALNNDSILVNGDAVSDEQRPIGMFDILAFPERGEFFRVFPDEGGRLALTSVDEEAAGSRLGKITNKSVVPGGVVQLTLHDGTNVRVDDDADYDTNDSIVVDNETKEIVAHFEYEEGALVTAVAGQHAGQIGEIDDIDVTLGSGDNTVTVASDDGGYETVEEYVVVIDENFTDDDADEAGDSDE; this is encoded by the coding sequence ATGACGCGACACCAGAAGCGACTGTCAGTACCGAACTCCTGGCCGGTCGAGCGCAAGACGAACACGTTCACCGTGAAGGCGGGCGCGGGCCCGCACGGCGAGGCGGGCGTTCCGCTCGTCGTCCTGCTGCGGGACGTGCTCGGCTACGTCGACTCGACGAAGGAGGCGCGCTACGCGCTGAACAACGACTCGATCCTCGTCAACGGGGACGCGGTCTCGGACGAGCAGCGTCCGATCGGGATGTTCGACATCCTGGCGTTCCCCGAGCGCGGGGAGTTCTTCCGCGTCTTCCCCGACGAGGGCGGTCGGCTCGCGCTGACCTCCGTCGACGAGGAGGCCGCGGGCAGCCGGCTCGGGAAGATCACGAACAAGTCCGTCGTCCCCGGCGGGGTCGTCCAGCTGACGCTCCACGACGGGACGAACGTCCGCGTCGACGACGACGCGGACTACGACACGAACGACTCGATCGTCGTCGACAACGAGACGAAGGAGATCGTCGCCCACTTCGAGTACGAGGAGGGCGCCCTCGTCACCGCCGTCGCCGGCCAGCACGCCGGCCAGATCGGCGAGATCGACGACATCGACGTGACGCTCGGCTCCGGCGACAACACCGTCACCGTCGCCAGCGACGACGGCGGCTACGAGACCGTCGAGGAGTACGTCGTCGTGATCGACGAGAACTTCACCGACGACGACGCCGACGAGGCGGGTGATTCGGATGAGTGA
- the rplX gene encoding 50S ribosomal protein L24, protein MTKQPRKQRKRSETAPLHERQNQVRATLTEDLREEYGQRNVRVNAGDTVEVLRGDAAGTEAEVVSVDLSAERITVEDVTVEKADGEEVPRPIPASNVRVTELDLEDERREARLQEDNE, encoded by the coding sequence ATGACGAAACAGCCACGCAAACAGCGAAAACGGTCGGAGACCGCGCCGCTCCACGAGCGGCAGAATCAGGTCCGGGCCACCCTCACCGAGGATCTCCGCGAGGAGTACGGACAGCGGAACGTCCGCGTCAACGCCGGCGACACCGTCGAGGTGCTTCGCGGCGACGCGGCCGGCACGGAGGCGGAGGTCGTCTCCGTCGACCTGTCCGCCGAGCGGATCACGGTCGAGGACGTCACCGTCGAGAAGGCGGACGGGGAGGAGGTTCCCCGCCCCATCCCGGCGAGCAACGTCCGGGTGACCGAACTGGACCTGGAAGACGAGCGCCGGGAGGCGCGGCTCCAGGAGGACAACGAATGA
- a CDS encoding 50S ribosomal protein L23, whose amino-acid sequence MNSIIEHPIVTEQAMNEMDFNNKLLFLVDVDATKPEIESEVAERYDVGVVNVNTQVTPQGEKKAIVTLSADDDATEIASRIGVF is encoded by the coding sequence ATGAACTCGATCATCGAGCATCCGATCGTCACCGAGCAGGCGATGAACGAGATGGACTTCAACAACAAGCTGCTGTTCCTCGTCGACGTGGACGCGACCAAACCGGAGATCGAATCCGAGGTCGCCGAGCGCTACGACGTGGGCGTCGTCAACGTGAACACGCAGGTGACGCCGCAGGGCGAGAAGAAGGCGATCGTCACCCTGTCCGCGGACGACGACGCGACCGAAATCGCCTCGCGCATCGGGGTGTTCTGA
- a CDS encoding ribonuclease P protein component 1 has protein sequence MISPDTLVRHELVGLPIRVVDADSDAHVGIAGRVLDETFGTLVVRTGSGDKRVPKSGATFEFGVVETPTARTDEAAGDGESPGSASQLGSDTTGVRPRQSGPSGSESVVTGDGAGPASRRGECKDAVYATVDGDRLRHRPAERTERGATQWR, from the coding sequence ATGATCTCCCCCGACACCCTCGTTCGACACGAGCTCGTCGGCCTCCCGATTCGGGTGGTCGACGCCGACAGCGACGCCCACGTGGGCATCGCCGGTCGCGTGCTCGACGAGACGTTCGGCACCCTCGTGGTCCGGACGGGGTCGGGGGACAAACGCGTGCCCAAATCGGGCGCGACGTTCGAGTTCGGCGTCGTCGAGACGCCGACCGCTCGCACAGATGAAGCCGCCGGCGACGGAGAGTCGCCGGGGTCCGCGTCCCAACTCGGGTCGGATACTACGGGGGTCCGCCCCCGTCAGTCTGGCCCGTCCGGGTCCGAAAGCGTCGTCACCGGTGACGGCGCGGGTCCGGCGAGCCGACGAGGCGAGTGCAAAGACGCGGTCTACGCGACGGTGGATGGCGATCGGTTGCGGCATCGGCCCGCCGAACGCACCGAACGAGGTGCCACACAATGGCGATAG
- a CDS encoding 50S ribosomal protein L22 produces the protein MGINYSVEADPETTAKGMLRDRPISVKDSKEISREIKGETVADAEEYLHEVIDEETSVPMRQHNAGAGHRSDIDGWDAGRYPEKAAKDFLKLLENVKNNADEQGFDGEEMVIKHVAPHKVGERPGRNPRAAGATEWNTTLADVELIIEEPEADN, from the coding sequence ATGGGAATCAACTACAGCGTCGAGGCCGACCCGGAGACCACCGCCAAGGGGATGCTCCGCGACCGGCCCATCAGCGTGAAGGACAGCAAGGAGATCTCCCGAGAGATCAAAGGCGAGACGGTCGCCGACGCGGAGGAGTACCTCCACGAAGTGATCGACGAGGAGACCTCGGTGCCGATGCGCCAGCACAACGCCGGCGCGGGCCACCGCTCCGACATCGACGGCTGGGACGCGGGACGGTACCCCGAGAAGGCCGCCAAGGACTTCCTCAAGCTCTTGGAGAACGTCAAGAACAACGCCGACGAACAGGGGTTCGACGGCGAGGAGATGGTGATCAAACACGTCGCTCCCCACAAGGTCGGCGAGCGACCCGGCCGGAACCCCCGCGCCGCGGGCGCGACGGAGTGGAACACCACCCTCGCGGACGTCGAACTGATCATCGAGGAGCCGGAGGCTGACAACTAA